From the genome of Cytobacillus firmus, one region includes:
- a CDS encoding phosphotriesterase family protein, which translates to MIQTVLGKIAPEELGICSAHEHLSIDLSRVKKDPDTILDDEQGMREELEDFYRLGGRSMVEVTNDGMGRDALVLKRLSEATGVHLITCTGFYKDPYIPDFADGWKAEQFAQHFIKEAKEGIADTGILPGVIGEVGTSKNEMKPIERELLIGAAMAGTETGLPVTTHTTLGTLGLEQVQLLTKHGLPADQIIIGHQDLNPNKDEVLAVLETGAYIAFDTIGKNNYRPDEDRADFLIDFINRGYEKQILLSADLTRKSHWKKNGGPGYGLVLETFIPKLKKSGVPESILHQFLTVNPSRAFSIRERS; encoded by the coding sequence ATGATACAAACCGTACTTGGAAAAATTGCTCCGGAAGAATTGGGGATTTGCTCGGCTCACGAGCATCTCTCCATTGATCTTTCGCGAGTGAAAAAAGATCCGGATACGATTCTGGATGATGAACAGGGCATGCGTGAGGAACTGGAGGATTTCTATCGTCTCGGCGGAAGGTCAATGGTGGAAGTGACAAATGACGGCATGGGCCGGGATGCTCTTGTGCTAAAAAGGCTGAGCGAGGCAACCGGGGTTCACCTTATTACATGCACAGGCTTTTATAAAGATCCTTATATCCCGGATTTTGCAGACGGCTGGAAAGCGGAGCAGTTTGCACAGCATTTTATAAAAGAAGCCAAGGAAGGGATTGCTGATACGGGCATACTTCCGGGTGTCATCGGGGAAGTGGGCACAAGCAAAAATGAAATGAAGCCGATCGAACGTGAGCTGTTAATTGGTGCCGCCATGGCCGGTACCGAAACCGGCCTTCCGGTGACCACTCATACAACGCTCGGAACACTCGGGCTTGAGCAGGTGCAGCTGCTGACGAAGCATGGCCTGCCGGCTGATCAGATCATCATCGGCCATCAGGACCTCAACCCGAATAAAGACGAAGTTCTCGCTGTTTTGGAAACAGGAGCCTATATCGCGTTTGATACGATTGGAAAAAATAATTACCGTCCCGATGAAGATAGAGCTGACTTTCTTATTGATTTTATAAACCGCGGATATGAGAAGCAAATTCTTCTGTCAGCTGACTTAACCCGCAAATCCCATTGGAAGAAGAACGGAGGCCCGGGCTACGGTCTTGTGCTTGAGACGTTTATTCCAAAATTGAAGAAATCCGGAGTGCCGGAAAGCATCCTTCATCAATTTTTGACCGTTAATCCATCCAGAGCTTTTTCAATAAGGGAGCGATCATAG
- a CDS encoding YhfT family protein: MEMTLIILIGAVAAVLANMNIAVFNDGLRPIVSEHVEGRMTRRDLAFTAFAMSFGLVIGFGIPFTLSASIILVHSILLGTDIIGLLTPKNKWGTPLAAVIGGAYGAGLLIGLEGFVKLFDYLPLNFLEAMGAVGTPVVVTFMAFPALAVAMQFSVKKGVITFIVSALIRQLAVWLNESGVLTISGTTVTLNQEGMALITGMIFLLVFAMKEKAEEGSSIDLAAVFSDKVAKIRKNVVFFMIIGGLIAAATNLWIMAGDPISLNLLAEGKATDAGIAAAARALGFIPLVASTAIATGVYSPVGFTLIFVVGFFSPNVWVALIGGVIIIFIEVMLLSSIARFLDKYPGVRNSGENIRSAMTKLLEVALLIGGANAANAIAPGFGFFFIAGFYLLNEAAGRPIVRIAVGPVGAIAVGIIANILVAIGIMNIPQ, from the coding sequence ATGGAAATGACATTAATTATCCTGATCGGTGCCGTTGCTGCTGTTTTGGCCAATATGAATATTGCCGTTTTTAATGATGGGCTCCGTCCAATTGTCTCCGAACATGTGGAAGGGCGAATGACGAGAAGGGACCTGGCCTTTACTGCCTTTGCAATGAGTTTCGGACTTGTAATCGGATTTGGAATACCTTTTACACTCTCGGCGAGTATCATCCTCGTTCACAGTATCCTGCTGGGAACAGATATTATCGGTTTGCTGACGCCGAAAAATAAATGGGGAACCCCGCTTGCGGCAGTAATTGGCGGTGCTTATGGAGCAGGGCTTTTAATCGGGCTCGAAGGCTTTGTGAAGCTGTTCGATTATCTTCCGCTTAATTTCCTTGAAGCTATGGGAGCGGTCGGAACACCGGTCGTCGTTACATTTATGGCATTCCCGGCACTTGCGGTGGCCATGCAATTCAGCGTAAAAAAAGGGGTTATTACGTTTATCGTATCCGCATTGATCAGACAGCTTGCTGTCTGGCTGAATGAAAGCGGAGTTCTGACGATTTCAGGCACGACAGTAACACTGAACCAGGAAGGAATGGCCCTTATTACAGGAATGATCTTCCTGCTTGTTTTTGCCATGAAGGAAAAAGCTGAAGAAGGCTCATCCATCGACCTTGCCGCTGTATTCAGTGATAAAGTGGCTAAAATCAGAAAAAATGTTGTGTTCTTTATGATTATTGGCGGTCTTATTGCAGCTGCTACGAATCTATGGATTATGGCAGGAGACCCGATCTCTCTAAATCTATTAGCAGAGGGCAAAGCAACAGATGCCGGAATTGCTGCGGCTGCCCGTGCGCTCGGCTTTATTCCGCTTGTCGCCAGTACAGCGATCGCAACAGGTGTATACAGCCCGGTCGGATTCACACTCATTTTCGTCGTCGGATTTTTCTCCCCGAATGTTTGGGTAGCCTTAATCGGCGGTGTCATTATTATTTTCATTGAAGTTATGCTATTAAGCTCAATTGCAAGATTCCTTGATAAATATCCCGGTGTCCGTAATTCCGGGGAAAATATCCGCAGTGCGATGACCAAGCTTCTGGAAGTAGCACTATTAATCGGTGGAGCGAACGCTGCCAATGCGATTGCACCAGGGTTTGGATTCTTCTTTATTGCAGGCTTCTACTTGCTTAATGAAGCGGCAGGACGCCCGATTGTCCGCATTGCGGTTGGCCCTGTGGGTGCCATTGCAGTCGGAATCATAGCCAATATCCTGGTTGCAATTGGAATCATGAACATACCTCAGTAA
- a CDS encoding DUF2620 domain-containing protein translates to MKIVVGGQVDKKEIESLIKEIDSSITTMVKSDLEAAMAVKTGQADYYVGACHTGGGGALAMAIALLGKPNCETVSMPGKKPVEEKIVTAVSEGKKAFGFTADHKEAAVPMIIKALKNKS, encoded by the coding sequence ATGAAAATTGTAGTTGGCGGACAGGTGGATAAAAAAGAGATTGAGAGCTTAATAAAAGAGATTGATAGCAGCATAACGACGATGGTCAAGTCCGATCTGGAAGCAGCGATGGCTGTTAAGACGGGACAGGCAGATTATTATGTAGGAGCCTGCCATACAGGCGGCGGCGGTGCTTTAGCCATGGCGATCGCCCTTCTCGGCAAGCCAAACTGCGAGACAGTTTCCATGCCGGGGAAAAAGCCTGTTGAGGAGAAAATTGTAACCGCTGTCAGCGAAGGGAAGAAAGCATTCGGTTTTACAGCTGACCACAAAGAAGCCGCAGTGCCTATGATTATCAAAGCTTTAAAGAATAAAAGCTAA
- a CDS encoding PRD domain-containing protein: MDLNQLQERMDILLSSSVVSTIAADITTLAFMHLQSHLKKDAIEGAEMLFTHLPTALTRIENGEQVEAPHPALLDEVKQSPEASTAMKEIDFVQQQWKNQLPQEEIDFLLIHYTNVLQINKGGN, translated from the coding sequence ATGGATCTAAACCAACTGCAAGAAAGAATGGATATCCTATTAAGCTCATCAGTTGTCAGCACAATAGCCGCTGATATAACGACATTGGCTTTTATGCACCTGCAGTCACACTTGAAAAAGGATGCTATAGAAGGGGCGGAAATGCTTTTCACCCATTTGCCGACAGCTCTGACGAGAATTGAAAATGGCGAACAGGTGGAGGCTCCGCATCCTGCCCTGCTGGATGAAGTCAAACAGTCACCGGAAGCATCCACAGCAATGAAGGAAATCGATTTTGTACAGCAGCAATGGAAGAATCAGCTCCCCCAAGAGGAAATCGATTTTCTGCTTATACATTACACAAATGTACTGCAAATCAACAAAGGAGGAAATTAA
- the yhfZ gene encoding GntR family transcriptional regulator YhfZ — translation MSRIWESLYSKNGLAAKFIAKELIQFSEGERIPRVSDFTDKLSLGRGTVQGALRVLEDLHAISLESRGHLGTFLKKRDINLLYEIAGIGPVMGVMPLPYSRKYEGLATGIVEGFEEINKKSGLAYMRGARRRVESLKTRRYDFAIMSQLAAEEAVQEFDGLEILHTLGPETYVTSHKVFFSDSKNSEITDGMKIGIDYSSADQANITLLECEEHKVELIKVDYMQLFNMLKNGSIDAAVWNADEARALKTFASSDFKSKRAKELAVKATRAAIVIESERTNIREQIELLQFNKVEEIQMLVEEGKKYPHY, via the coding sequence ATGAGCCGTATTTGGGAAAGTTTATATTCAAAGAATGGGCTGGCTGCCAAGTTTATTGCAAAGGAGCTTATTCAGTTTTCAGAGGGAGAGAGAATCCCCCGGGTAAGTGATTTTACAGACAAGCTATCCCTGGGCCGCGGGACTGTGCAGGGGGCGTTAAGGGTGCTGGAGGATCTGCATGCCATCTCGCTTGAATCCAGAGGGCATCTGGGAACGTTTCTGAAAAAAAGGGACATCAACCTGCTGTATGAGATTGCTGGCATCGGGCCGGTTATGGGCGTAATGCCGCTGCCTTATTCCCGCAAGTATGAGGGATTGGCGACTGGCATTGTCGAAGGGTTTGAAGAGATTAACAAGAAGTCTGGCCTCGCTTATATGAGAGGAGCCCGAAGGCGGGTTGAATCATTAAAAACCCGGCGCTACGATTTTGCTATCATGTCCCAGCTGGCGGCAGAAGAGGCCGTACAGGAGTTTGATGGCCTGGAAATACTCCATACTCTTGGACCGGAGACTTATGTCACGTCCCATAAAGTCTTTTTTTCAGATAGCAAAAACAGCGAGATTACAGATGGCATGAAAATTGGAATTGACTATTCATCTGCTGACCAGGCCAATATCACCCTCCTTGAATGTGAAGAACACAAGGTTGAATTGATAAAGGTGGACTATATGCAGCTTTTCAATATGCTGAAAAACGGCAGTATTGATGCAGCTGTCTGGAACGCAGATGAAGCGAGAGCACTAAAAACGTTTGCTTCCTCTGATTTTAAATCGAAAAGAGCAAAGGAACTGGCCGTAAAAGCAACCAGAGCAGCCATTGTCATTGAAAGTGAAAGAACAAATATCAGGGAACAAATCGAGCTCCTCCAGTTCAATAAAGTGGAAGAGATCCAAATGCTGGTAGAGGAAGGGAAAAAATATCCGCACTATTAA
- a CDS encoding SMI1/KNR4 family protein — protein sequence MSKIVKADVLKKELDQIYETDKKKLRTNTVLYGHLGEGRWHTHIQPGLLLKAIVDYETKTKVHFPSVYKEFLRNCNGCYLFDILRVSGIGPETYRGLSYEEQVHQAFDLEVMQDLYRKKGTPENHFIFADSLVKNTYYVIDMLNENILEIEYRSKKILKSYKNLEIFFREVILEGKNNLANRIFYEFE from the coding sequence ATGTCAAAAATAGTCAAAGCTGATGTTCTAAAAAAAGAATTAGATCAAATCTATGAGACAGATAAGAAAAAGCTTCGAACCAATACTGTCCTATATGGCCATTTAGGAGAAGGCCGCTGGCATACCCACATACAGCCAGGCCTATTACTTAAGGCGATCGTGGATTATGAAACAAAAACAAAGGTTCACTTTCCATCAGTTTATAAAGAATTTCTAAGAAACTGCAATGGCTGTTACTTATTTGACATCCTTAGAGTGTCAGGAATAGGCCCGGAGACTTACAGAGGGCTAAGTTATGAAGAACAGGTTCACCAGGCATTTGATTTAGAAGTTATGCAGGACTTATACCGAAAAAAAGGAACCCCGGAAAATCATTTTATTTTTGCTGATTCGCTTGTGAAAAATACGTACTATGTGATTGATATGCTTAACGAGAATATATTGGAGATAGAATATAGATCCAAAAAAATCCTGAAATCCTATAAAAATCTGGAAATCTTTTTTAGGGAAGTGATTTTGGAGGGAAAAAACAATTTAGCAAATAGGATATTTTATGAATTTGAGTAA
- a CDS encoding YwqG family protein — MTSLVLKLPKEFEKYRAELEKTAKPFVSIQAERGETTLFESKFGGHPYLPKLSDHPKDEQGNYMNLFAQINFEEVPRIEPLPESGILQFYLSPADDVYGLDFDNPTAQRNFRVIYHPSIVKDEEDLVTDFSYVPDLSNEYDPIVQEAKMSFQLKIAPVPADDFRFEDMVNIDLFESIDHPDYEDLHELYFEELGAEGHKIGGYPYFTQQDPREKSDPTGEYTILLFQADTDDDIDLMFGDSGVANFFIKEEDLKNRNFTNVLYNWDCC, encoded by the coding sequence ATGACCAGTTTAGTATTAAAGCTGCCGAAGGAATTTGAAAAATATCGGGCCGAATTAGAAAAAACAGCTAAACCGTTTGTCAGTATCCAAGCAGAAAGAGGGGAGACCACCCTTTTTGAAAGTAAGTTTGGAGGACATCCCTACCTTCCAAAGTTGAGCGATCACCCAAAGGATGAGCAGGGGAATTATATGAATCTATTTGCACAGATTAATTTCGAAGAAGTTCCCCGCATTGAGCCGTTGCCTGAAAGCGGGATTCTTCAATTCTATCTCTCGCCGGCTGATGATGTGTACGGGCTTGATTTTGATAACCCGACTGCTCAAAGAAACTTCCGGGTTATTTATCATCCAAGTATTGTAAAAGATGAGGAAGACCTGGTGACAGACTTTTCGTATGTACCTGATTTAAGTAATGAATATGATCCGATAGTCCAGGAAGCAAAGATGAGTTTCCAGCTTAAGATCGCTCCTGTACCTGCTGATGACTTCCGTTTTGAGGACATGGTCAATATCGACTTATTCGAATCCATCGATCATCCGGACTATGAAGATTTACATGAACTCTACTTTGAGGAGTTAGGTGCAGAGGGCCATAAAATAGGCGGTTATCCTTACTTCACCCAGCAGGATCCGAGAGAAAAAAGTGATCCAACAGGAGAATATACCATACTGCTATTCCAGGCGGATACGGACGATGATATTGACCTGATGTTCGGGGACAGCGGGGTTGCAAACTTCTTTATAAAAGAAGAAGATTTAAAAAACAGGAATTTCACTAATGTTCTTTATAATTGGGATTGCTGTTAG